The genomic interval TCAACTATCGTCGGTCTTCCTGCCTCATCCGGCATCGACCATCCGGCAACATCAAGTTTTTCCCTAACCTCGAGCCTTGTGAAATCCATCCGCGCGCCCCAGTCAAACTCAAGGGTTATGCGGCTCCTGTCCCCGTAAGACCTGGATGTATAGCTCCTGAGCCCTCTGACACCGGCAACGGCATTCTCGAGAGGATCGGTTACAAGGCGTTCAACCTCGTAAGGACTGGATGATGGATATGTAGTCTCAATGGTCAATCTTGGATACTCTACCGATGGAAGAAGATCCACCGGCATTTTCATAACGGCAACGGTACCGAGCAGCGCAGCAACAATGGAAAGTACGGTAACAGCAACAGGTCTTGAAACAGCAGTTTTTGTAAGCTTCACCGGGTCAATCCCCCGTTCAATCTGATATCATTTATCGGTTAACAATACATCAGAAAGACGTTAAATGCAATTATTTAACGTTGATATTCTGTTATCTATATAATATATAATATTTTACAATGCTTGATGCTTGTTTTTCTCAGACATTTTCAGTACGTGTCTCCGCATATACGCAAGCGTTATCCCATCTGTGACTTGATTGACTTTTCAAGCTCTATCTTACGGGATTTCACAGGTTCCAGATAGTTCTGTTCAACCTTGATGCTCCTGACTTTCTATAGAAGAAGTAACAACTGGCGGGAAACGGATTCATGTGGTTTTATTCAGAGTCCCAACACAGCACAACGCCGATGCAGCAATTCAGAATAGAGCATCTTCATGGGATCGGACAGGAAACTCGTTTTGATAAGGTCGTACCACTCTGGAATAGTTGTTTCTAATACCTGCAGGGAACCATCAATCACTTTTGCGGTGAGCTGAAGCCTCTCCCGGCCGAAGTAGTCGATCAGGTCTTTTCGAGTCAGATTCTGCTTTTTACCTCTTAATGGCAAAGCAAGCTCCTCAATCTCCTCAATTGGTTTCCCTATTGCCTGAAGCGCGATTGTAGTATTCAGGTAGTCGTACATTGGTGACAACTCAATCATGCCATCGCGACGGATGAGGGAAAAATTCTTCAGATGCATGTCCTCATTGCCAATCAGGAAGCTAAAGAGAGATCTTCGGAATAGTTTTGCTTGCTCAACAGCAGGAAACGTGCAGTACTGCTCAAGAATTGTTATAACCTTTTCCATGCTGAAGTTGTACTTCGTGTCCCGGTCTTTACCGCTGAGTT from Candidatus Aegiribacteria sp. carries:
- a CDS encoding HipA domain-containing protein, which gives rise to MNRCPITYDECGVSLYSQRGLHLLNKNLSNLNRFPLTASEQRKEAIIRAGKISIQGIQPKLSTRLSVKKSVFEIVDRGGHYILKPQHSVYPELPENEGLTMHLADLAGMDVPLNGMVYSRDGSLTYFIRRFDRVGKGTKIATEDFAQLSGKDRDTKYNFSMEKVITILEQYCTFPAVEQAKLFRRSLFSFLIGNEDMHLKNFSLIRRDGMIELSPMYDYLNTTIALQAIGKPIEEIEELALPLRGKKQNLTRKDLIDYFGRERLQLTAKVIDGSLQVLETTIPEWYDLIKTSFLSDPMKMLYSELLHRRCAVLGL